A genome region from Methanobacterium bryantii includes the following:
- a CDS encoding branched-chain amino acid transaminase: MAFDETGKIWFNGEFVNWKDANIHVLSHVVHYGSSVFEGIRCYNTKKGSAILRLREHVERLFNSGKIYRMEIPYTVDEICDAIIETVKVNNLKDCYIRPIAFRGYRELGVYPLNCPMDTVIAAWEWGKYLGDDAIENGVDIGVSTWRRMAPNTLPNMAKAGANYMNSQLAKMESVSNGFDEAIMLDYHGTVSEGSGENIFLVKDGELYTPHASLSLLSGITRDSIAKLAQDMGIKVNEEAIPREMLYLADEIFMTGTAAEVTPVRSVDGIKIGNGKRGEITEKLQTKFFNIVGGVEEDEHGWLTFIE, translated from the coding sequence ATGGCTTTTGATGAAACTGGAAAAATATGGTTTAACGGTGAATTCGTTAACTGGAAAGACGCAAATATACATGTTCTATCTCACGTTGTTCACTACGGTTCAAGCGTATTTGAGGGCATAAGATGTTATAACACAAAAAAAGGCTCCGCTATATTGCGTTTGCGGGAGCATGTTGAAAGGTTGTTTAATTCTGGAAAGATCTACAGGATGGAAATTCCATACACCGTAGATGAAATTTGCGATGCTATAATCGAGACTGTAAAGGTTAATAACTTAAAAGATTGTTATATAAGGCCTATTGCATTTAGAGGATACAGGGAATTAGGTGTTTACCCCTTGAACTGCCCTATGGATACTGTAATTGCAGCATGGGAATGGGGAAAATATCTTGGTGATGATGCCATTGAAAATGGTGTAGATATAGGTGTCTCAACATGGAGGCGAATGGCGCCAAACACACTCCCTAATATGGCAAAGGCAGGGGCCAACTACATGAATTCTCAACTGGCAAAGATGGAATCTGTAAGCAACGGCTTCGACGAGGCAATAATGCTCGATTACCATGGAACAGTTAGTGAAGGAAGCGGTGAAAATATATTTTTAGTTAAAGACGGTGAACTGTACACTCCACACGCTTCTTTATCTCTGCTTTCTGGAATCACAAGGGACTCTATAGCTAAATTAGCTCAAGATATGGGAATTAAAGTAAATGAAGAAGCAATTCCAAGGGAAATGCTCTACCTGGCAGATGAAATTTTCATGACAGGTACAGCCGCTGAAGTTACTCCAGTTAGATCTGTTGACGGGATAAAAATAGGAAATGGAAAAAGAGGGGAAATTACAGAAAAATTACAGACAAAGTTCTTCAACATCGTCGGAGGTGTTGAGGAAGATGAACACGGCTGGCTGACCTTTATAGAGTAA
- a CDS encoding restriction endonuclease, with product MRKLEKNRLVDFVAKIMEKSGFKVHKYFKTSKHLVDIYGVLPTVLGDISVIVACKNYEERWKVGLDVLKEMEMVAKTLQASKVIVITTSTFSDNALSYANGRNIALIDKDELMNIAKSLSKKNVETYQNYDEEEEGDEEETYVLPSDSAGSSFLSRGKRGSLTGKKRNISNSDASDNLKKWGKTLLSNPIALIIIVLAVSTLIPYLIHINKALLGILRIFIAAVLSYGIVMAVERDITVTLIRGSTVFFVTLIIYIALIFLT from the coding sequence GTGAGGAAGTTGGAAAAAAATAGATTGGTCGATTTTGTAGCTAAAATCATGGAAAAATCTGGATTTAAGGTTCATAAGTACTTTAAGACATCAAAACACCTTGTAGATATATATGGAGTTTTACCTACTGTTTTAGGAGATATTAGCGTAATAGTGGCATGTAAAAACTATGAAGAAAGGTGGAAAGTAGGTTTAGATGTACTTAAAGAAATGGAAATGGTAGCAAAAACCCTCCAGGCATCCAAGGTAATAGTTATAACAACCTCAACTTTTTCAGATAATGCCCTGAGTTATGCAAATGGTAGAAATATTGCACTCATAGATAAAGATGAATTGATGAACATCGCTAAATCACTTTCTAAGAAGAATGTAGAAACTTATCAAAACTATGATGAGGAAGAAGAAGGTGATGAGGAAGAAACCTATGTACTTCCTTCTGATTCTGCAGGTAGTTCCTTCCTAAGTAGAGGTAAAAGAGGTTCGCTGACCGGGAAGAAAAGGAATATATCCAATAGCGACGCGTCCGATAACTTAAAAAAATGGGGTAAAACTTTATTAAGTAATCCAATAGCGCTTATTATAATTGTATTAGCTGTTTCAACACTTATACCTTATCTTATACATATAAATAAGGCACTTTTAGGGATTTTAAGAATTTTTATTGCAGCTGTGCTGTCTTATGGAATAGTAATGGCTGTAGAAAGAGATATAACTGTAACTTTAATAAGGGGAAGTACAGTATTTTTCGTGACTCTGATTATATACATAGCACTGATATTCTTAACATGA
- the surE gene encoding 5'/3'-nucleotidase SurE, whose translation MRILITNDDGVNSSGIVAAKDAVSELGDIYVVAPATQQSGIGHALTLFEPMRVSSSNLRDGSEAYSVSGTPTDALILGMYEIMDEKPDLVISGINIGENLGMAELTTSGTIGAAMEAAAHEIPAIAASIQVTRDDIKFHDGHVDIDFSFAQKVIERLSKMIIKKGLPEGIDLLNLNIPSHPESHKIKLTRLGKRMYSIHIQKRLDPRGREYYWIAGDPVGVDEEGTDVHVLRYDKCPTITPVSLDSTSDLHLMKDWLE comes from the coding sequence ATGCGAATTTTGATAACTAATGATGACGGGGTTAACTCATCAGGGATTGTAGCAGCAAAAGATGCTGTTAGTGAACTGGGGGATATCTACGTCGTTGCACCAGCAACTCAGCAAAGCGGAATAGGACATGCACTCACACTTTTTGAACCAATGAGAGTTAGTTCATCTAATTTAAGGGATGGAAGCGAGGCTTATTCAGTTTCAGGAACACCAACAGATGCTTTAATACTTGGAATGTATGAAATAATGGATGAAAAACCAGATTTAGTTATTTCGGGTATTAATATTGGCGAAAATCTAGGTATGGCAGAACTTACAACTTCAGGTACCATAGGCGCGGCAATGGAAGCCGCTGCTCATGAAATACCGGCTATAGCTGCTTCTATACAGGTTACAAGAGATGATATTAAATTTCACGACGGCCATGTAGACATTGATTTTAGCTTCGCTCAGAAAGTTATAGAAAGACTTTCTAAGATGATCATCAAAAAAGGCCTTCCTGAAGGAATTGATCTTTTAAATTTAAACATACCTTCACACCCAGAAAGCCATAAAATTAAATTAACGCGGCTTGGAAAGAGAATGTATTCCATCCATATTCAAAAAAGACTTGATCCAAGGGGAAGAGAATATTACTGGATCGCAGGGGATCCTGTAGGAGTAGATGAAGAGGGCACTGATGTACATGTACTCAGGTATGATAAATGTCCTACTATAACACCTGTATCACTTGATTCTACCTCTGATCTTCATTTAATGAAAGATTGGCTCGAATAA
- a CDS encoding DUF2098 domain-containing protein has protein sequence MEILDINGKQIQRNLQVKYIRTHTTGNVTDILVKNDTVWIKLDSSGLYYRVDYIEVIENNKAYMELDKKKNRLKPDKFNVANPAVISDHADGPGYGGG, from the coding sequence ATGGAAATATTAGATATAAACGGAAAACAAATCCAGAGGAATCTGCAGGTTAAGTATATACGGACGCATACAACTGGAAATGTAACCGATATTCTAGTTAAAAATGATACTGTATGGATTAAGCTTGATTCCAGCGGTCTTTATTATAGGGTTGATTATATTGAGGTCATAGAGAATAATAAAGCCTATATGGAGCTGGATAAAAAGAAAAATAGATTAAAGCCTGACAAATTTAACGTTGCAAATCCTGCTGTGATTTCTGATCATGCAGACGGCCCGGGTTACGGCGGGGGTTGA
- a CDS encoding type II CAAX endopeptidase family protein: MSRITFLDNASGSKNNWWRYILTVILTWPVPMAVTAVIFIPVFIIFGLIAIATNTPDMSYTIASNPLFELVLTGISAAISILLLYLCIEFIHKRKFISIINTVSKVDWVRILKGAGIWFAILTVGSLIELMIDPGSVKVTFNPSTFIFLLLLSLLVFPLQASFEELFFRGYLMQAVGVLTKKPIIPLMVTSVIFAALHFWNGTDMIMSVDIVLQVFIIGITLGIITLGENRLETAMGVHIANNIFVSVVVNSASGGFEGLPSILTSYGTPNPVTDVPIFVLYALVLIGVVFWNKKDMLLNIFRDTVDVELDKIEAKKI, translated from the coding sequence ATGTCCAGGATAACATTTTTAGATAACGCATCGGGAAGTAAAAACAATTGGTGGAGATACATTTTAACCGTTATTTTAACATGGCCAGTGCCTATGGCAGTGACAGCAGTGATTTTTATCCCTGTCTTCATAATTTTTGGATTAATAGCTATAGCAACCAATACTCCAGACATGTCTTATACAATAGCTTCAAATCCTTTATTTGAGCTTGTACTAACTGGTATATCTGCTGCAATTTCGATTTTACTCCTTTATTTATGCATAGAATTTATCCATAAAAGGAAGTTCATATCTATAATTAACACGGTCTCTAAAGTAGATTGGGTAAGAATATTAAAAGGTGCGGGAATATGGTTTGCTATTTTAACAGTCGGGTCATTAATTGAGTTAATGATTGATCCCGGCAGTGTTAAAGTAACTTTTAATCCAAGTACATTTATTTTTCTCCTGCTTTTGAGCTTACTGGTATTCCCACTTCAAGCGTCCTTTGAAGAGCTGTTTTTTAGAGGATATCTTATGCAGGCAGTAGGGGTACTCACAAAAAAGCCCATAATCCCTTTAATGGTTACTTCTGTCATTTTTGCAGCCCTTCACTTCTGGAACGGTACAGATATGATTATGAGTGTAGATATAGTGCTCCAGGTATTTATTATTGGAATAACACTTGGTATAATAACTTTAGGAGAAAACAGGCTGGAAACTGCGATGGGAGTACACATTGCAAATAATATCTTTGTTTCTGTAGTAGTTAATAGTGCCAGCGGCGGATTTGAAGGTCTTCCATCTATATTAACCTCATATGGTACCCCTAATCCTGTAACAGATGTTCCAATATTTGTTTTATATGCTTTGGTATTGATAGGGGTTGTTTTCTGGAATAAAAAAGATATGTTGCTCAATATTTTCAGGGATACAGTGGATGTGGAACTGGATAAAATTGAAGCTAAAAAGATTTAA
- a CDS encoding oligosaccharide flippase family protein → MSEYKLFVQRIGLFGVTNILVSLSSLILLPFLTQNLTTQDYAIWTIFIVTVGIIPLIVTLGLPYSMVRFLAIKTETENIKEEFYSITFLLLFVGLITSIILFLLSKQVALILFKGNTTISALLALTSLASIIYISFSSFFRTFQQMKIVSLLSLIQTYLMVAIVVFLLESGYKIEGAIFGYFIAQFIVALASMWLVLRQIGFKFPKFKSIPKYLSFGMPTIPGNLSSWIVDASDRYLILFILGTTFVGYYTPAYTLGIIITMFAAPFSFILPALLSKYYDQNEIGEVKKHLDYSIKYFMLLAIPAVFGLSFLSKPLLLVITHKPELAQNGYFITPFVALGALLVGLYGIIVQILILEKKTKIMGSQWMAAAAINVILNIIFIPIFGIIAAAIATLTAYLFTLVVTLIYSQKYIKIEFDFKFLLKSLIASIVMSTVILVINPVSAIGILATIILCSAVYITIIFMLRGISREEIKFFRELTHI, encoded by the coding sequence TTGAGCGAATATAAACTCTTTGTACAACGAATTGGTTTATTTGGCGTGACAAATATACTTGTAAGTTTAAGTTCACTTATTTTACTGCCATTTTTAACCCAAAATTTAACAACTCAAGATTATGCAATATGGACCATATTTATTGTAACTGTTGGAATTATACCATTAATTGTAACACTAGGCCTTCCATATTCAATGGTTAGATTTTTAGCTATTAAAACTGAAACAGAGAATATAAAAGAAGAATTTTATTCTATTACATTTTTATTACTATTTGTAGGTCTAATTACCTCAATAATACTTTTTTTATTATCAAAACAGGTAGCATTAATCCTTTTTAAGGGCAATACAACAATATCCGCCTTATTAGCCTTGACTAGTTTAGCAAGTATAATATACATTTCTTTCTCTAGTTTCTTTAGAACATTCCAGCAGATGAAAATAGTCTCACTACTTTCACTGATACAGACATATCTCATGGTAGCCATAGTAGTATTCCTTTTAGAATCAGGTTATAAAATAGAAGGAGCGATATTTGGATATTTCATAGCACAGTTTATTGTAGCTTTAGCTTCAATGTGGTTAGTTCTTCGTCAAATTGGATTTAAATTCCCTAAATTTAAAAGCATACCTAAATATTTATCATTTGGTATGCCCACAATTCCAGGTAATTTATCCAGCTGGATAGTAGATGCAAGTGACCGTTATCTAATCCTGTTTATACTGGGAACAACATTTGTTGGTTATTATACGCCCGCATACACTCTGGGTATTATAATAACGATGTTTGCAGCACCGTTTAGTTTTATTTTACCAGCTTTACTGTCGAAGTATTATGATCAAAATGAAATAGGAGAAGTTAAAAAACATTTAGACTATTCTATTAAATATTTCATGCTGCTAGCGATACCTGCAGTCTTTGGATTATCCTTTCTATCAAAACCATTACTCCTTGTAATAACACATAAACCAGAACTTGCACAGAATGGTTATTTTATTACCCCTTTTGTTGCATTAGGAGCGCTTTTAGTGGGATTATATGGGATAATTGTCCAAATTCTGATATTGGAAAAGAAAACAAAAATTATGGGTTCACAGTGGATGGCTGCTGCTGCCATTAATGTAATTCTAAATATTATATTCATACCCATTTTTGGTATAATTGCCGCAGCAATCGCAACACTCACAGCATACCTGTTTACCTTAGTAGTCACTTTAATCTATTCTCAAAAATACATTAAAATAGAATTTGACTTTAAATTCCTGCTTAAAAGTCTTATAGCATCTATAGTGATGTCAACCGTTATTTTAGTTATAAACCCGGTATCTGCTATTGGGATTTTAGCAACTATCATCCTATGTTCAGCTGTTTATATAACAATTATCTTTATGTTAAGGGGAATCAGCAGAGAAGAAATAAAATTTTTCAGAGAATTAACTCATATATAA
- a CDS encoding methanogenesis marker 12 protein, whose amino-acid sequence MVFVGMDHGTTGVSFTILDDETTHFKILREDLSAGKVSALKELSKRVDLNSIDLMAITYAMGDALKAVTPIEKVKNRGIKSMEGAGKVTGGGTAVYDEIENSGIPTVVIPGIHDETTCLDERFKAAYSHHASSEKVSICYNAFLETGFKNMIVSDISSNTVTMLIEHGIIKGAMDACIGAMGTIHGPLDLKMIRDIDDGVRTANECFSRAGAVKIADVYGKVSHMKDEIIKNYLNGDKKAKIAVDTMVMTIVMEIYGLAGITEKIDGIILTGSTGSMQEPIDIFGALKKQVECIAPVVRIGERSGSVGSAQIARDVFEGEKDILGIPVVK is encoded by the coding sequence ATGGTATTTGTTGGAATGGATCATGGGACTACAGGAGTCTCTTTTACAATTCTCGATGATGAAACTACTCATTTTAAAATCCTGCGGGAAGACTTATCTGCTGGAAAAGTCTCTGCATTAAAAGAACTTTCAAAAAGAGTTGATTTAAACTCAATTGACCTCATGGCAATAACCTATGCTATGGGAGATGCCCTAAAAGCCGTAACCCCCATAGAAAAAGTGAAAAACAGAGGAATTAAATCAATGGAAGGTGCTGGAAAAGTAACAGGCGGTGGAACAGCAGTTTATGATGAAATCGAAAATTCAGGGATTCCAACAGTTGTAATACCTGGAATTCACGATGAAACCACGTGCCTTGATGAACGTTTTAAAGCCGCTTATTCTCATCATGCCAGCTCTGAAAAAGTCAGCATATGTTATAACGCGTTCCTGGAAACAGGATTTAAGAATATGATAGTTTCAGATATCAGTTCTAATACTGTAACAATGCTGATTGAACATGGAATAATTAAAGGAGCTATGGATGCATGTATTGGTGCTATGGGAACTATTCACGGCCCGCTTGACCTTAAAATGATTAGGGATATCGATGACGGCGTTAGAACTGCCAATGAATGCTTTTCACGTGCAGGAGCTGTAAAAATAGCTGATGTATATGGAAAAGTAAGCCATATGAAAGATGAAATCATTAAAAATTATTTAAATGGCGATAAAAAGGCAAAAATTGCCGTAGATACCATGGTTATGACAATCGTGATGGAGATCTATGGACTTGCAGGAATAACAGAAAAAATCGATGGAATTATATTAACTGGCTCCACCGGATCTATGCAGGAACCAATCGATATATTTGGTGCCCTCAAAAAACAAGTAGAATGTATTGCACCTGTTGTTAGAATTGGAGAAAGATCAGGTTCTGTTGGAAGCGCCCAGATCGCTAGAGATGTTTTTGAAGGAGAAAAGGATATTTTAGGTATTCCTGTTGTTAAATAA
- the ilvC gene encoding ketol-acid reductoisomerase, whose translation MNIHYEKDVDLDVLKDKTIAVIGYGSQGRAQALNMSESGLDVVVGLRKGGASWEKAKTDGLTVLTIEEAALKADVIHILIPDEIQEAVYEAAIAEGLEEGNTISFSHGYNIHYNYIKAPKNVNVTMVAPKAPGATVRREYEEGFGVPGLVAVEQDYTGNAKEIALAMAKGSGLTRAGVLETTFKEETETDLFGEQAVLCGGATELIKAGFQTLVDAGYQPEIAYFETCHELKLIVDLIYKQGFGGMWHDVSNTAEYGGLTRRDRVITDESRAAMKEILKEIQTGKFTREFALENQAGAPMLKRMRAMEDDLQIEKVGTKLRKLCGLQK comes from the coding sequence ATGAATATACATTACGAAAAAGACGTAGATTTAGACGTTTTAAAAGATAAAACTATAGCAGTTATAGGTTATGGTAGTCAGGGAAGGGCACAAGCATTAAACATGTCCGAAAGTGGGTTAGACGTTGTTGTCGGACTTAGAAAAGGTGGAGCATCATGGGAAAAAGCAAAAACTGATGGTCTAACTGTATTAACCATAGAAGAAGCAGCATTAAAAGCAGACGTAATTCACATATTAATCCCTGATGAAATTCAGGAAGCAGTTTATGAAGCAGCAATTGCAGAAGGGTTAGAAGAAGGTAACACCATTTCATTCTCACATGGATACAATATACACTACAATTACATAAAAGCACCTAAAAATGTAAACGTTACAATGGTAGCCCCAAAAGCACCTGGTGCAACTGTTAGAAGAGAATATGAAGAAGGATTTGGAGTTCCAGGACTTGTAGCAGTCGAACAGGACTACACAGGAAATGCAAAAGAAATCGCACTTGCAATGGCCAAAGGATCTGGACTTACAAGGGCAGGAGTACTTGAAACAACTTTCAAAGAAGAAACAGAAACTGATTTATTCGGTGAACAGGCAGTACTCTGTGGAGGAGCAACTGAATTAATAAAAGCAGGTTTCCAAACACTTGTAGACGCTGGATACCAGCCAGAAATTGCATACTTCGAAACATGCCACGAATTAAAACTCATAGTAGACCTCATATACAAACAAGGTTTTGGTGGAATGTGGCATGATGTAAGTAACACCGCAGAATACGGAGGACTTACAAGAAGAGACAGAGTTATAACCGACGAATCAAGGGCTGCTATGAAAGAAATTCTCAAAGAAATCCAGACTGGTAAATTTACCAGGGAATTTGCCCTTGAAAACCAGGCCGGAGCTCCTATGCTCAAGAGAATGAGGGCAATGGAAGATGACCTTCAAATTGAAAAAGTAGGTACAAAACTCAGGAAACTTTGCGGATTACAAAAATAA
- a CDS encoding cadmium resistance transporter, producing the protein MIELIFLIFTAVAMFIATNLDDLFVLMIFFSNKEFTARQIVLGQYIGVMALMAISALSYFLKLVIPANWIGLLGILPILIGLKNLKDLKSNNDISANHNTNEENKGLFSRFRNSKSSLVALVSFTNGGDNIGVYIPLFVSIGLQQILVVISVFLVMISVWCYISFNLVENSILGDKIKKYGHIILPFVLIFLGIIILIRSL; encoded by the coding sequence ATGATAGAACTCATTTTTCTAATTTTTACAGCCGTTGCAATGTTTATAGCAACTAATCTTGATGATCTTTTTGTTTTAATGATATTCTTTTCAAATAAAGAGTTTACAGCTAGACAGATTGTTTTAGGCCAGTATATTGGAGTTATGGCTTTAATGGCAATAAGTGCATTAAGCTACTTTTTAAAGCTAGTTATTCCAGCTAACTGGATCGGGTTACTGGGTATACTACCCATACTTATTGGGCTCAAAAATTTAAAGGATTTAAAAAGTAACAATGACATTTCTGCAAATCATAATACAAATGAAGAAAATAAAGGGCTTTTTTCAAGATTTAGAAATTCAAAATCATCTTTAGTGGCACTTGTTTCATTTACAAACGGTGGGGATAATATTGGAGTTTATATCCCCTTATTTGTAAGTATAGGCCTCCAGCAGATACTTGTTGTAATATCAGTATTTCTAGTAATGATTTCAGTATGGTGTTATATCAGCTTTAATTTGGTAGAAAACAGTATTTTAGGGGATAAAATTAAAAAATACGGGCATATAATTTTGCCATTTGTCTTAATTTTCCTTGGAATTATTATTTTAATACGCAGCCTCTAA
- the ilvN gene encoding acetolactate synthase small subunit, with amino-acid sequence MEDQRTHIISALVLHKPGVLQRVAGLFTRRGFNIESITVGTSEQEEIARMTIIAKGDGKVLEQITKQLNKIIDVIKVRDLEPENTVKRELCLIKVHSPTEKVRAEVVQYVNIFRGHVIDVSPETLTIEMTGASDKIDALIDLVKGFGIKEIARTGPTAMSRGIKTI; translated from the coding sequence ATGGAAGATCAAAGAACCCACATTATTAGCGCACTTGTACTTCATAAGCCTGGTGTACTCCAGAGAGTTGCAGGACTCTTTACAAGAAGGGGATTTAACATAGAGAGCATCACAGTTGGAACTTCAGAGCAAGAAGAAATCGCTCGAATGACCATAATTGCAAAAGGCGATGGGAAAGTCCTGGAACAGATTACAAAACAGTTGAACAAGATCATAGATGTCATTAAGGTAAGAGATCTGGAGCCAGAAAATACTGTTAAAAGAGAGCTTTGCCTGATTAAAGTTCATTCACCAACAGAAAAAGTAAGGGCCGAAGTTGTTCAATATGTAAATATCTTTAGAGGGCACGTAATAGATGTAAGCCCTGAAACTCTCACCATAGAGATGACAGGGGCATCAGATAAAATTGACGCTCTTATCGACCTTGTAAAAGGTTTCGGAATTAAAGAAATCGCAAGGACAGGGCCTACTGCAATGTCCAGAGGTATTAAAACTATTTAA
- a CDS encoding acetolactate synthase large subunit — MRGGEALLKSLENQGVDVVFGYPGGQLLPLYDMIYDSDLRHILVRHEQCAAHAADGYARASGKVGVCIATSGPGATNLVTGIATAYMDSSPIVAIAGQVPTGLIGNDAFQEVDTIGMTMPITKHNFQPITSKEIPEMVKSAFYIAGTGRPGPVVLDLPKDIQEQELDFENDVKITLPGYKPTRKGHPLQIKRAASLIGNAKKPVILAGGGVIISNSSGELLKLSELVGAPVTTSLLGKGSFPEDHDLSLGMLGMHGRLPANFAVDKCDCLIAVGCRFSDRTTGKISEFAKGAKIIHIDIDPAEIGKNVDVDIPIVGDAKIILSNLIRAISQNKMSNKSMEWVNRVKNFKQTCIPKMSFDDTPLKPQQVIREIAEAVDDDTIVTTDVGQNQMWMAHYFTSRKPKTFLSSGGLGTMGFGFPAAIGAKVAMPESDVVAVAGDGGFLMVSQELATVKEYDIPVVICVLDNRYLGMVAQWQNLFYEKRLSHTHLGESPDFVKLAEAFGVAADRVERPGELREVLSSAINSGEPTLIDVTIDPDEILPMVPPGCGLTEIVGEYKTESNNSEDVPYHETAKERAGD, encoded by the coding sequence GATCTACGATTCTGACCTAAGACACATTTTAGTAAGACATGAACAATGCGCAGCTCACGCTGCAGATGGATATGCAAGGGCATCTGGAAAAGTGGGTGTTTGTATTGCAACATCAGGTCCTGGAGCAACAAATCTCGTGACAGGGATAGCCACTGCTTATATGGACTCATCCCCAATCGTTGCTATTGCAGGACAGGTTCCAACAGGACTAATTGGTAACGACGCGTTCCAAGAAGTAGATACAATTGGAATGACAATGCCTATTACTAAACATAATTTCCAACCTATAACTTCAAAAGAAATTCCCGAAATGGTTAAATCAGCATTTTATATAGCAGGGACCGGAAGACCAGGACCAGTAGTTCTAGATCTACCAAAAGATATCCAGGAACAGGAATTAGATTTTGAAAATGATGTCAAAATCACTTTACCAGGATACAAACCAACAAGAAAAGGCCATCCTCTACAGATAAAGAGGGCAGCAAGCTTAATTGGAAACGCTAAAAAACCAGTTATACTTGCAGGTGGTGGAGTTATCATATCAAATTCATCAGGAGAGCTCCTAAAGCTTTCAGAATTAGTTGGAGCCCCAGTAACAACTTCACTTCTGGGTAAAGGATCTTTCCCTGAAGATCATGACCTTTCCCTTGGAATGCTCGGGATGCACGGCAGATTACCTGCTAATTTTGCTGTAGATAAATGTGATTGTCTGATTGCTGTTGGATGCAGGTTCTCAGACAGGACAACAGGAAAAATAAGTGAATTTGCTAAAGGTGCCAAAATAATCCACATAGATATCGACCCTGCAGAAATAGGGAAAAATGTAGATGTTGACATTCCGATTGTCGGTGATGCAAAGATCATTTTATCAAACCTCATAAGAGCTATCTCTCAAAATAAAATGAGCAATAAAAGCATGGAATGGGTAAACCGTGTTAAAAACTTCAAACAAACATGCATACCTAAAATGTCATTTGATGATACACCATTAAAACCACAGCAGGTTATAAGGGAAATAGCAGAAGCTGTAGATGATGATACAATCGTGACAACAGATGTTGGACAGAACCAGATGTGGATGGCTCACTACTTCACATCCAGAAAACCTAAAACCTTCCTATCATCTGGAGGGCTTGGAACTATGGGATTCGGGTTCCCTGCTGCAATAGGTGCAAAAGTTGCAATGCCTGAAAGCGATGTTGTAGCTGTTGCTGGTGACGGTGGGTTCTTAATGGTATCACAGGAACTTGCAACTGTGAAAGAATACGACATTCCAGTTGTAATCTGTGTTTTAGATAACAGATATTTAGGAATGGTTGCTCAGTGGCAAAACCTATTTTACGAGAAACGGTTGTCACATACTCACTTAGGAGAGTCTCCTGACTTTGTTAAACTTGCAGAAGCATTTGGAGTTGCTGCAGACCGTGTAGAAAGGCCTGGTGAACTTCGTGAGGTACTTTCCAGTGCAATTAACTCAGGTGAACCAACACTCATCGACGTTACAATTGATCCAGATGAAATCCTTCCAATGGTACCGCCGGGATGCGGCCTCACCGAAATAGTTGGGGAGTACAAAACCGAGTCTAACAACTCTGAAGATGTACCATATCATGAAACAGCTAAAGAAAGGGCAGGTGATTAA